The Vibrio kanaloae genome has a window encoding:
- a CDS encoding DUF1107 domain-containing protein, with product MRLFKRYTPSMIAKHVSRLFKGRIYIYGVGKFEFDNGKLVLPDRAEKRHFQTVKEINSEIMKLRCAYA from the coding sequence ATGAGACTGTTTAAGCGCTATACACCGAGTATGATTGCTAAACATGTAAGTCGACTTTTCAAAGGACGAATCTACATTTACGGCGTCGGGAAATTTGAGTTTGATAACGGCAAGCTAGTCCTGCCAGATCGAGCAGAGAAACGCCACTTTCAAACGGTGAAAGAAATAAATAGTGAAATCATGAAGCTGCGCTGTGCTTACGCCTAA